Below is a window of Zygotorulaspora mrakii chromosome 3, complete sequence DNA.
TTTGTTGTCTAAACCTTGTGAGTTGACgtatttctttctctttttatcCCATTTGACAGTAGCAGTTTGCTTGTGTACCTGAACTTTATCATCTGAATTAACATCGTATGCAACTTGAGCAGCATCCGTTGTAAATCCACTTGTAAGTTGCATTTGATCATTTTGTGAGCCATTTGCGGGTGCATAATGGctgagaaagaaatttggaTCTTTGAAAGACTTGGGTCTAGCATTTTTCTTACTTTTGCTACTATCTGAGTTCAATATTTGGTCtgcatcttcaaattggtCCAATACTTCTGCAGGTATATCGTAGCTGTTTTCTTCAGCTTCATTTCCTAGTACTTCATCCTCAATATTGTGCGAGAGACCTGcttttctttccttctcTTGTAGTTCATGTCTTCTGCGCgctttttcttgaattgGGGCAACTTgctctcttcttttcttcatcagcaTTGAAGTGTCATCATCCGCATTTCTTGAGAACTCAAACACCGTTTCcttatttcttcttccttgGAGTCGAGCTAGGAAAtccaatttttccttttccaaatttttaccAAATATTACGTTCTGTTCGTCCCAACCAGAACGCAGCACTTCTTTGCTTCTTTTCACGGATTCAGCAGAAGCAGGCGATCTGGTCCGCATATATAACTTTTCAGCTTTCAGTGAGACGCCCTTCAAAGTTTGCATTTCAAATTCGGTCATAAGGTTCTTGTGTAAGTCACCCATGCCCTCCAAATCTAGTCTTGGAGCTGAGCCTAAAACTATTCTGCCTGTATAGTTGACCTTTGGCGGCTGGAACAACAACTCATCCTTGCCGTTTTCAATCCACTTTTCCTTCAGCAAATCACATGTTGATTCATACATAGGTGTTGTGAGTATCTTTTTACCTAGGAAAAGTTCCAGGTCCAGCAAATAGGCTAACTCTGACTCCGAAGCAATCGAATAAGCCCAACCTCTGTTACCAGCTCTTGCCGTTCTACCCACACGATGGATAaagacttttgaagaaactgGTAATGTGTAGTTGATGACATTGGCAAGCATTGGAATATCGACACCTCTTGCAGCAACATCTGTGACAACAAGAATAGATGTAAAGCCCGctctgaaattgaagagcTGCCTTTTACGAGCATGCTGATCTAATGTACCATAGATATATGAAACCAGATAGCcgaatcttttcaaaaggtttGTAATATATTCGACGTGATGTCTTGTAGGAACAAAAACAATAGTTGACTTTTCAGACGGAAGCTCGTTGGCATAGGCTAATTTCACTCTCTTCGACTTCTCCTTCTTATGCTTCCTAAtcttctttccatttttttcacgaTGATCGTCATCCTCATCACTATCATCGTGACTTTTGGCTTCATCCCTTATCATTTTGAGTTGTTCTTCAGTTGCTAATGGTACTTGAATGACCTCCTGCAGCAAATGAAGTAAATTTGCCtctctttcatcatttttggaagCCAAGAACAACATTTCCAAATTGTCTGAAATTTGACTCTCTGCATCCAAACGTACTAAAACAGGATTTGTGAGACCAGCTTTTGCAAAGTCGACTAAAGAAGTTGGCAAAGTAGCCGAAAATAATAAAGTCTGACGCGTAGAAGGAAGAGCGGCTAATAGTTCATTTAATTGCTCTTTGAAACCCAACTCGAATAATCTATCACTCTCATCAAAAACAACATATTCGACACTTTTCAACTCCAAACTCATTTCAACCTTCAAATGTAAAAACCGACCTGGTGTAGCCACAATGACATCAGGATTTGACATCATCATACTAAACTGCTCTTCAAGGGAATCACCACCCGTCAACAAGACGCTACGTAGATCCGAGCCCTTAGCGAAATCCTTAAAAACTTTGTACGTTTGCATTGCCAGTTCTCTAGAAGGGGATAAAATAACGACACGAGCACCAATTTTACCAGAATGACACTTGAGTTTTTCGATCATTGGCAAAATAAATGCTGCCGTTTTACCGGAACCAGTACGTGCCATCCCCACAATGTCtcttttttgcaaaatcaatGGAATCGTTTTGCGTTGAATTGGAGTTGGTTGCTGAAATCCCTTTCTCTTTATATTACTTATGATAAACTTCGAAAAACCAAAACTTGGGAAACTGcctttcttgaatttctttgtGGCCTCCGCAGTAGTGGAAAAATACTCATTCacgtcatcatcatcacttttGGCAGCTCTATCGTCCTCATCGTCTGAAAGCTCCATAACGGGAAACGCTAGATCCTGTTTCcttgtcttcttcttggcAGGCTTTGAGTCTTCTTTTTCGTCATCACTGAATTCTATAATATCCTGGGTTTCTTGATTAACAAGATCATCGTCATAATCATCGCTATTTTCATCGCTGCTACTATCACTAGAGTTCAAAGCAATGTCACCAGCGATATCAAACGCTTCACCTTCGTCATCACTGCCCTGCGAGATGGTCTCCTGGCTaagctttcttttcaaaccTGTAGCCATTACTTCTTTTCACGTAGATTAAGCTAGCTCTGAGGTAGTAGACAGCTCGAGCAGAGGGTTGTATACttgatatcaatatatAGTACTTTCTACAAAAGTATTTGAACCCaatcactttttttcagctcaTCGCGATGcctaaaattttcattgtCAGCAAAAATGTAAAGGCGCCAGAATTTCAAGCAGTGAATAAGTCAAAATACAGattcatgaaaaaaaagctgtaATTACATAATACCTATGCTATCGAATCTAGCTAAATTGGCAGTTAAAAGGAATCCAATTGGATACAAACCACAAGTATGGCCTGGAAAATTTGACAACATTGTGATTGCCATGTCGTCTGGGGTGGACTCGTCCGTGTCGGCGGCACTTTTTGCTGGATATCCCAACGCCAAAGGTATTTATATGCAGAATTGGACCAAAGAACAATCTTTAACAGACCCATCAGACGAGCCATGCTATGAGAGGGATTGGAAGGATGTGGTGCGTGTCGCCGAACACTTAAACTTGCCCGTTGAAAGggtcaattttgaaaaagattacTGGATAGATGTTTTCGAACCCATGCTACTGCAATACGACCAAGGTTTGACGCCCAACCCGGATATCGGATGCAACAGATTTGTGAAATTCGGGAAGCTACGAGAAGTCTTGGATCAAAAATATGGCTCCAACAACTATTGGCTTGTCACAGGCCATTATGCAAGAGTTTTAGCTGATGTACGTGCTGGTAGTCATCAACATCTTTTGAGGAGTTTTTACACAAAGAAGGATCAAAGTTACTATCTGTCACAAATCAACTTTGATATCTTGGGACAGCTGTTGCTACCAATGGGTCATTTGACGAAACCGGAAGTGCGACGTGTTGCCGACTCGATGCAATTGCCTACAGCGAACAAACCTGATTCTCAGGGGATCTGCTTTGTAAATAACTCACAGCATGGCAAATTTAACAAGTTTCTGCAACATTACCTACCCGATTCCACTGGTAATATAGTCACCGTGGATGAGTCCAGTGGCATCAAAAGAGTGTGGGGCTCACACCAAGGCTTATGGTCATACACAATTGGACAAAAGATCGGCCTTTCAATGCCACAGGGAGATCCAAGATACTCTGGTGCGTGGTATGTAGCTGAGAAACTGAGGGACACAAACGAACTTGTCATTGTGCGAGGCAAAGATCACGACagtttgttgaaaaatcaagtcACCAttcagaatttcaaaattctaGGCTGTAGTCCAGAGGAATTTTACGACCTCCTAAATTCTACGTCGGTCAGGGGACATATCACAATGCAATATCGTTCACTTCAGGATCCAATTACTGTCCATTCGTATGAGTTTACGCATAAAGACAAGGGAGAACTTGCCCTtaaattgaaattggaaTCCAAGCAACGGGCAATGGCTCCAGGACAATACTGCTGCCTCTACATGGGAGCTAGGGTTCTAGGAAGCGGTCCAATCACTGAAACATTATGAGTTTCATCAACTTATTGACCTTTTCATGATTCATTATGAAGTTAATACCACGTGAGGTTGCAGAAGATGACATAAACCCACACCTGGTGTTATACCAaccaagaagaaagctCAACAATTCAATCGATTGCATATAAATATTTAACGTTCAATAGCGCTTTTATAGTCCTGCTCTTATGCATACACTCAGCAGTCATAGTAAGTTAGTAAGGATGTCGTTCGAGAGAGAGCTATTAGTGGCAACGCAGGCCGTCCGCAAAGCTTCGCTGTTGACAAAGAGAATTCAGGCACAGGTCATTGCTCATAGAGCTTCTACAACCATCACTAAAAGCGACAATTCGCCAGTAACTGTTGGTGATTACGCTGCTCAAACaattatcatcaatgctATCAAGGCAAATTTCccagatgatgaaattgtcGGTGAAGAATCTTCCAAAGGTCTTGAAGATTCATTTGTCAGTGATATTCTACGCGAATTGAACGAGAATGACAAGGTTTTCAATGCCGAATACGACGTCGAAGATCAGAAATTACTTTCCAATTCTGCATTTCCATTGAAGACAATTCAGGACGTGAAAACTGTTATCGATTTTGGAAACTCTAAAGGTGGCAACAAGGGCAGAATTTGGTGCTTGGATCCTATTGATGGTACCAAGGGTTTCTTAAGAGGTGAGCAATTTGCTGTTTGCCTGGCACTGATAATAGATGGTAACCCTAGAATTGGAATCATTGGCTGCCCTAATCTGAGTCTTGAAGATTATGGCGGCAAAGATCTGGAGGGCCATGAACCATTTGGATACATATTTCGTGCCGTAGAAGGCATGGGATCTTTCTATGCTTCAGCAGCTAAAGTTTCCTCTAAGGACTCTACCTTGTGGGCTAAAACACACGTGAGGAAATTGACTAGTACAAACGATATGGTTTCCTTGGAGGGTGTAGAGAAAGGTCACTCTTCTCATGACGAACAATCGCAGATCAAAAGCTCATTAGGTATTTCAAGTTCATTGCATTTAGATTCCCAAGTTAAATACTGTCTTTTGGCTTTAGGTTTAGGAGACGTGTATCTCCGTTTACCGATCAAACTCGACTACCAAGAAAAGATCTGGGACCATGCCGCTGGAAATGTCATTGTAATCGAAGCCGGGGGAATTCATACAAGCGCTATGAAGAACGAACCTTTAGATTTTGGCCAAGGGAGAACTCTACTTACAAAGGGAGTTATAGCCTCTTGCGGCCCTGAAGAACTTCATGATCTGGTCGTTAGAACTTCTGAGAGGTCGATTTCCAGTAGATGAGTATTCGATATGTAAGTTCTTACATATAGACTTATAGACAACTATCTAAGCGGTTGAGTGGCAAGAAATGTCCATTACTTCCTTGTGAATTATCTCAATTTCAAGAGTGAAGATAGTTCAGCAAAGCATTCCCCTTGTTAAAAGCGTTTACATCCAGAGAATGATTCGTTTTCACACATTCAGCTACCGGCGAATTAGATACGGTAAAAAGGAACACCCTGATGTGCACTAAGTATATGCCCGAAAAGTATTTACTATTTCAACAGGTAGTTCTGCAATGCAAACGTATATATAAACTCAGTAAGAACCTACTATCATCGGGTTCATATACGACATAAAGGAAGTTGTAATGAGTACCGAGAGCAGAAACACTGAAAGCTCCAAATAACTGCATTGATCCTGCTGGGAAGTTTACAATAACAAGATTAAAAACTAAATAACAGCCTTATACAGTGCAGGCAGGCGAAACGCAGATACATCAGAAGTTATGCCACCTAAAAATGAGTCTAAAATGGCTAGGGAGATGCTCCTCAAAGCTGAAAAACCTGGGATGGTGAACAAGATCATAATTTATGGCACATTGAAGCAAGCAGACAATAATGGAAAATACCAGTTAATAGAGATGAAATAAGCACTATAATAGGAACTTGTCCTGGTGGATTGAGTTGCTTTAAAGGTTTCCGAATTCTTTATACAATGCTTGTTGCTAAAATTATTCGTGCTGTTTGTAGGTTTTTCATATCGGCCTCAGGTGAGGTCCCTCAtaatttacaaatttttgcaagataTGAATGAGGGTCAACTGAAATATAAttagaaaaattcaatatatTAATCTGTAGTTTGGCGAGTATCGGGGCACCAGGGATAGTTTGCAACAAGGGTCTGCAAGCTCTATTATTTTCTCAGCACAGCGAACTATAGGTGATTCAGGAAATTTGCCACCTGTTTTCGCGGTTAGTAAACTGGCGTTGGTGGACCAACTGAATACAGTTGTAGTCGAGGTTGCCGGTAAATCTCGTTTACAGTTCACTAAGCTTCCTGTGAAGTTTGTGGAATTGCGTTCCTTTGTGTGTTGCTCAAACATTAATGTCATCAAGAGAAAAGCGCTGCAAATTTATAGTATAAAGGTGTAGAAAGGGACTAAGATTGCTACATTGATGCCACATAATACCTTTTTCGGAAATTTGGAGGTACCAGGACCGAATGGGACATTGCCAGTACCTCCACAACTTTTGCATAAGAATACCACAACGGTCAACCAGATTCTAGGTCTTCCGGGGATGTTTTCGACATTTAGTGGCCATGACCTCAGGAACTTACGAATATTGGCAATCACGGCTTCATCCTTATCAATAGTTTCATGCGTTGTATCcgtattttttcttctgaatATTGATAGAAGGAGACGAACATTCAGGCATgatttggttttttttttatttatctGTGATTTAGTGAAAGCATTCGTGCTTATGATATATCCTTTGGTGATATTGGTGCGCAATGATGTCTATTCTAGTCCCCAATTCTACAATACGTTGGGCTGGTTTACGGCGTATTGCGTAGAAGGTGCAGACTTGGccatctttttctttgcaattCACTTTGCTTTACTTATATTCAAGCCATCTTGGAAATGGCGTAACAAGAGGTCCAAAAATGTGGAAGGTGGTCTTTACCAGTTCAGAGCATACATCTGGCCAATAACTGCATTGGCTCCCCTTGTACTGGCTAGTCTGGCGTTTGTTAATTTTAAGCTTATAGATACTCAAGACCTCATCGACAATACTGTGGTAGTTCTCGACAATAATAATTATCACTTCGACGATTTCGCTAAATTAGGTGGTTATAAACCGTACAGTGCATGGTGTTACTTACCACCGTTTCCACTTTGGTATAAGCTGGTTTTAAGTTGGGGACCAAGATATTTTGTGATTGTTTTCATATTTGTTCTTTATTTGTCCATATACATCTTCGTAAGAAGACAGAGTAGTAGGATTAAAAGCCAAATTCATGATTTTAAACATAAGCAAGAAGCCGAAAGGGAGAAGGCAAGAATTAAAACCTCCTTAGGCATGCTACTTTGGGggattcaaaaatatgtGCTTATCCCATTTTTgcatattttgaaaaatttaaggaacttcctttttctctctttaGAGGATTCTTCAGATTCATCAAGGGGCAAGAGTATTCCGAGCTCTTTGTTCTCCTATCGAGCAGAGGATGATGCTTCTTGCATTTCCAACCATGCAACCAACTCTAATAGAAAATCTGAATATTAtgcatcaaaaatgaaCGAATCTTCTATTCGGTATGTACCAGGCGTTGCTATGGACGAATCAAAGAACggtgaaatttcaaataataatagGGGATTTAAGAGCCTCAGcgatcttcaaaatatcgCACCAACTGAAGTGAATGCTAATCCAAAGAGGATATCAATAACAGGAAAAGGTTTTTACCACTACAGTGAAAATGATGTAGTGAAAGTTACCAATGAAGCTCATCACGAGGTTCCTGGGCCAAACCAAGGTGATAACTCTTTCCAGACTTTCTTCTCACCTATTGAACAACCTTTTATTAAGAATGATAGTGTAGAAGAGGACAGGATATCTAACGGCCATCAAGAAGTTGGACCTCAAACAGTTGTTCAAGGAGAAAGTACCTTCAATGAAGTTCAAGCTACTTTCCAGAAACAAACTTATGCGGATATGAAAAAACGTAGAatgcaaattcaaaaaaatttaagGTCTATATTCGTCTATCCGTTTTCATATATTGCCATTTGGATTTTCCCTTTGATTGTAGATGCCACACAATACAATATTGAACCTATTCATGGTCCTGTTGTTTGGCTCGTTTACCTAGCGACTAT
It encodes the following:
- the DBP10 gene encoding ATP-dependent RNA helicase DBP10 (similar to Saccharomyces cerevisiae DBP10 (YDL031W); ancestral locus Anc_3.159) — translated: MATGLKRKLSQETISQGSDDEGEAFDIAGDIALNSSDSSSDENSDDYDDDLVNQETQDIIEFSDDEKEDSKPAKKKTRKQDLAFPVMELSDDEDDRAAKSDDDDVNEYFSTTAEATKKFKKGSFPSFGFSKFIISNIKRKGFQQPTPIQRKTIPLILQKRDIVGMARTGSGKTAAFILPMIEKLKCHSGKIGARVVILSPSRELAMQTYKVFKDFAKGSDLRSVLLTGGDSLEEQFSMMMSNPDVIVATPGRFLHLKVEMSLELKSVEYVVFDESDRLFELGFKEQLNELLAALPSTRQTLLFSATLPTSLVDFAKAGLTNPVLVRLDAESQISDNLEMLFLASKNDEREANLLHLLQEVIQVPLATEEQLKMIRDEAKSHDDSDEDDDHREKNGKKIRKHKKEKSKRVKLAYANELPSEKSTIVFVPTRHHVEYITNLLKRFGYLVSYIYGTLDQHARKRQLFNFRAGFTSILVVTDVAARGVDIPMLANVINYTLPVSSKVFIHRVGRTARAGNRGWAYSIASESELAYLLDLELFLGKKILTTPMYESTCDLLKEKWIENGKDELLFQPPKVNYTGRIVLGSAPRLDLEGMGDLHKNLMTEFEMQTLKGVSLKAEKLYMRTRSPASAESVKRSKEVLRSGWDEQNVIFGKNLEKEKLDFLARLQGRRNKETVFEFSRNADDDTSMLMKKRREQVAPIQEKARRRHELQEKERKAGLSHNIEDEVLGNEAEENSYDIPAEVLDQFEDADQILNSDSSKSKKNARPKSFKDPNFFLSHYAPANGSQNDQMQLTSGFTTDAAQVAYDVNSDDKVQVHKQTATVKWDKKRKKYVNSQGLDNKKYIIGESGQKIPASFRSGKYDEWSKARNLKQPKVGSRESTTGTNMLSNPTKSDTSSSFGRNFKHKQMKAPKVPDRHRDDYEKQKKKVKQALERGTPVKGYKTSGAGNELHSIEQIRKQRIINEKKKAKNSRPSKKRKF
- the SLM3 gene encoding tRNA-5-taurinomethyluridine 2-sulfurtransferase (similar to Saccharomyces cerevisiae SLM3 (YDL033C); ancestral locus Anc_3.158) → MLSNLAKLAVKRNPIGYKPQVWPGKFDNIVIAMSSGVDSSVSAALFAGYPNAKGIYMQNWTKEQSLTDPSDEPCYERDWKDVVRVAEHLNLPVERVNFEKDYWIDVFEPMLLQYDQGLTPNPDIGCNRFVKFGKLREVLDQKYGSNNYWLVTGHYARVLADVRAGSHQHLLRSFYTKKDQSYYLSQINFDILGQLLLPMGHLTKPEVRRVADSMQLPTANKPDSQGICFVNNSQHGKFNKFLQHYLPDSTGNIVTVDESSGIKRVWGSHQGLWSYTIGQKIGLSMPQGDPRYSGAWYVAEKLRDTNELVIVRGKDHDSLLKNQVTIQNFKILGCSPEEFYDLLNSTSVRGHITMQYRSLQDPITVHSYEFTHKDKGELALKLKLESKQRAMAPGQYCCLYMGARVLGSGPITETL
- the MET22 gene encoding 3'(2'),5'-bisphosphate nucleotidase (similar to Saccharomyces cerevisiae MET22 (YOL064C); ancestral locus Anc_3.157); this translates as MHTLSSHSKLVRMSFERELLVATQAVRKASLLTKRIQAQVIAHRASTTITKSDNSPVTVGDYAAQTIIINAIKANFPDDEIVGEESSKGLEDSFVSDILRELNENDKVFNAEYDVEDQKLLSNSAFPLKTIQDVKTVIDFGNSKGGNKGRIWCLDPIDGTKGFLRGEQFAVCLALIIDGNPRIGIIGCPNLSLEDYGGKDLEGHEPFGYIFRAVEGMGSFYASAAKVSSKDSTLWAKTHVRKLTSTNDMVSLEGVEKGHSSHDEQSQIKSSLGISSSLHLDSQVKYCLLALGLGDVYLRLPIKLDYQEKIWDHAAGNVIVIEAGGIHTSAMKNEPLDFGQGRTLLTKGVIASCGPEELHDLVVRTSERSISSR
- the GPR1 gene encoding Gpr1p (similar to Saccharomyces cerevisiae GPR1 (YDL035C); ancestral locus Anc_3.156); the encoded protein is MPHNTFFGNLEVPGPNGTLPVPPQLLHKNTTTVNQILGLPGMFSTFSGHDLRNLRILAITASSLSIVSCVVSVFFLLNIDRRRRTFRHDLVFFLFICDLVKAFVLMIYPLVILVRNDVYSSPQFYNTLGWFTAYCVEGADLAIFFFAIHFALLIFKPSWKWRNKRSKNVEGGLYQFRAYIWPITALAPLVLASLAFVNFKLIDTQDLIDNTVVVLDNNNYHFDDFAKLGGYKPYSAWCYLPPFPLWYKLVLSWGPRYFVIVFIFVLYLSIYIFVRRQSSRIKSQIHDFKHKQEAEREKARIKTSLGMLLWGIQKYVLIPFLHILKNLRNFLFLSLEDSSDSSRGKSIPSSLFSYRAEDDASCISNHATNSNRKSEYYASKMNESSIRYVPGVAMDESKNGEISNNNRGFKSLSDLQNIAPTEVNANPKRISITGKGFYHYSENDVVKVTNEAHHEVPGPNQGDNSFQTFFSPIEQPFIKNDSVEEDRISNGHQEVGPQTVVQGESTFNEVQATFQKQTYADMKKRRMQIQKNLRSIFVYPFSYIAIWIFPLIVDATQYNIEPIHGPVVWLVYLATIAQPLNGFVDAVVFLYREKPWKYSWRDVQAKELAEKCHAKGDMDRKDLYELYNSDWGRKGWYYCGRFKKKECLRHKPQRWKRAIWFVNRFFVGLIRNNFSYEDNCDDSSYWSRYYLLDRNCQPTDGSKSAPHERQLSFPSDSTTTSDCFINGLSYVEVPIFWRFIHLFPMLKGVDLDELNRELRLKTLGDEFSGRTAPRNLSTPECSANMSIFKPNYSVGGSGKTGFSQEKFHLEPSYTHDNFNLNTDFSDVVKNLAPTSMDAHNHDDENKVQTNDDMDMMAFLKGSSSLA